From the genome of Verrucomicrobiota bacterium:
ACACTCCGTCCGACGTCAGCGTGGCGATGGTTTTAGTGGCCCGACAGACCGCGTTGTCAGTGATTTCTGAAAAAGATTGTCACCCGTTCGTCTGTGACCTGGCGACGGCAGACGATCTGACAGAGATTTTCGATCGACGAATTGATCCCGATGCAACGCGGCTCGTCACGTTCTTTGGCATGATTCCGAACTTCGAGCCGGAGGGGATCCTGCCGCGCTTGGTGGCTTTGTTGCGTCACGGCGATTACTTACTTTTCAGCGCCAATCTCGCGCCTGGGCCAAACTATGCCGCCGGCGTCCAACGCATTTTACCGCAATACGACAACGTGCTGACCCGCGACTGGCTGATGACTTTTCTGCTCGACCTCGGCGTGGATCGGGACGATGGCGACTTGCGATTCACTGTCGAGGATGGCCAGTGTGGGTTGAAACGCGTCACCGCGTATTTTCATTTCTCGCGCTCGCGTGCGATCCTGTTGGACGACGAACGGTTTGTGTTTTCTGACGGCGAAGCCATTCGCTTGTTCTTTTCCTACCGTTACACGTCCGGACGTGTCCGGTCGCTGTTAAACCAGCGCGGATTGGAAGTCCTGGACCAATGGATCGCCCGATCGGAAGAGGAAGGAGTCTATCTCTGCCAGCGAATGTGAATCCATTCGAGTCAATCTGCGTTCATTAGCGTTCATCTGCGGTTCAAAACACTTTCAACGTATCCAGCACGGCCTTGACGCGAGCCACTTCGTGAGTGCGGAACAAGTCTGTCTTGCCCAACGCCGCCAGCACCGCAAAGAACGGCTCGGCACAGCGCACTTCCTCGCCGAAATATTCAAAGGCGTGGGGCAGCGCGTGGCAAACCGGGTAGCCGTATGCCCGCAACCGAAACGTATTCAGGAACACGTTCATTTGATGCCGCACCCGCACCGCGCTGTCCCGCAAATTGCGGTAGTAAAAGCCCAGGCCAGGATCGATCAATATTTTCTCCACGCCGGCGTGCGTGGCGATTTCTATCTGCTTGGAGAAATAATCGCGCATCAATGCGACCGGATCAGCGCTGAAATCAAAATCTCCGACTTCGCGCACGTTCCTTCCTTGTACGTAGCAAATGATGACCGCCGCATCGTGGTCGGCCACCAGGCGAAAGATTTCCTCACTGCCCGCCGTGCCGGTCAGATTCAAAATGTTCGCGCCGGCTTCGAGACAGTTGCGGGCGACCGCCGGTTGATACGTTTCCGCTGACACTGGAATGTTCGCGGCGCGCAGACCTTTGATGACGGGAAGCAATTTGCCGCTTTGCGCCGCGACGTCCATGCGCTCTGCGTGGGCGAGGGTTGATTCCGCGCCGAGATCAACGATGTCCGCGCCCTGCTCGCGCAGAACTTTGCCGCGTTGAACCGCTGATTCCGTCGTCAGACACACGCTTTCCCGATACCAAGAATCGGGGGACAGATTGATGACGCCCATGATCCCTGGTTGGGAATCGAAATCGAACTGTTGGCCGCCAATGGAAAACTCCTTCACCCGCGTGTTTGCTGCGGCACGATTTCGCTCCAGCAGTTCGGCAAGTTGTTCGAGGTTCAGCACAGCGGACGAGATCGTAAATCGAAAATCATGAATCGTAAATGGAGAATGGAGAATGGCGCGCCCGCCGCGGTGCATCCCATGTCGTGAGTTACTGGTCATTTCGGCTGCTTGTGCCTGGCCTATTAAAGCATTTACTGGCTTAGCCGGAAGAATTCTTGCGGGGTGGTGAGTGGATTGGTGTAAAGACTCGTCGCGCCAGGAAGGTTGGTGAACGTGCCGGTGATAGCGGGCGCGGATTGCAAATTGAAACCGGCGTTGGTCCAGCTCAGCACCAGATCGTTGTCCAGCCTTGAAGTTTGAGACCGATCCAAGTCCGCCTGACTCAGGAATTCTCCTGCATCCACAGCAGGAAAGCGCGCGGTCGCATAATCGGAATGCCGAAAGGCTTTTCAAGAACTAACAGGTCGCGGTCGTAGCTCACGATGACCTTGGCTCCGACCGCCAGAGCTGCGGCGAGGAATCTCTCGTCCTTGAAGTCCCGCGATCGCTGTTTGCCCAATGGAGACGGCTCTGTCCACAGCGCCTTGGCACGCACCCAAGCCAACGCGCCCAAGGCGTTCGCCCGCGGTGCCTGTCTCGCGAGCACTTCGGGGACACGCGTTTGATACTCCGCGAGGATTTCCGCCGACACGACCAATCTGCACTGCCTTCTCGCCACGAGGGTGAGGCACCGATGCGCCGGGCCGCGCCACCCGATGGCACTGATGAGAACGCCCGTATCAAATACGACAGGGATCACGTCTTGCGACCGGCTTGAACGGCAGCCTCAATGCGGCGAACGTCGTCCTCCGTCTCGGACCGGTCATGGCCACCCGCAAACGCGCGTTCGAAATCCCTGAGTTCATCTGCCAGCTCGCCCGCTTCCATCTTGCGCAGAGCTTCGCGAACGACCTCGCCGGGGTCTTCGTAGCGCCCGCTTTTGACCTTTCGCTCGACGTAGCCGCTCAACTCGCCCGGCAGTGACACCTGAATCGTTTTGGTCGCCATACGCGCCAAGATAAGTCGCCTGTGTCACCTGTCAATGATGCAAATCTTGCAGATGTTTCCTGCTACGGAGCCGCGAGCTTGGAAGAATTGCTGCGCGCCGGAGATGGGATTGGTCACGGCGTTCTGTCCGTTGATGACTACTGGCTCCGGAGGCACCGTCAGTTGGTCTGATTCAAAGTTATCACCACGTTCATTGTTGCACGGCGTGGTAAAAGGCCCGGTTCGAGGGCGGGAAGGGATCGTGGAATTCGAGCAGGCCGGAGGCGGGCGCGGTCTGCGGGGCGCTGGTGCTCCACGGGCCGGTCAGACTTTGCGCGCGCTGCAATCGGTAGGTGAGATCGGGAACTCCATTGAAGCGGAGAACGTAGCCGCCGCTGCCGTCCGGCGCGAGTCGCGCAGTGCGTTTTGCCAGAAAGCGGCGTGGAATTACGGCCAACGGACGCGGTAGAATCGCTGGCCGCCATTCGTCGCCTGCGAGTCGGTGAATTGGAACTGGCCGGATGAAGTTTCCGTGGCCCAGCCGAGGAGCGTCCAGTTGGACAAGGATAACGACAGGTTGGTGGTGGCCAAAACGGTAAGCGTTGCGCCCGGTGTATTGGTGAAAGCGAATTGAAACGCGCCGTTCGGCAGCTTTGCCGGATTGCTCAAAACGGTGACCGTCCCGGTGGCCGAATCATATAGCTCCGCGCTGAAAAGGGCGTCGTAGTTGTAATCGTCTCCCCCCCGCGACCAGCACTTGCCCATTGGGGAGCAAGGTGGACGTGTGTCGCGCGCGCGTGGTGTTCAGCGCACCGGTCTCCGACCATTTCTCGGTTGCCGGATCGAAAAGCTCTGCGCTGGAAAGATAGGTGTAGGGATAACTGCCGCTGATGCCTCCCGCGACCAGCACTTTCCCATTGGGGAGCAAGGCCGCCGTGAGCAAAAAGCGATCGCTGATCATCGCGCCGGTCTCTGCCCAGGTCTCGGTTGCCAGATCGAAAAGCTCCGCGCTGGAAAGAAAACCGCCGGTGTTGCCATTATCGCCCCCAGCGACCAGCACCTTCCCATTGGGGAGCAACGTTGCCGTGTGATGTTCACGGTTGGTCGTCATCGCGCCGGTCTCTGCCCATGTTCCGGCGGCCGGATCGTACAGTTCCGCGGTGCGAAGACCGCCGACGCCCCCTGCGACCAGCACTTTCCCACTCTGGAGCAAGGTCGCCGTGTGAGCATACCGTCGGGTGTTCAGCGCGCCGGTGGCCGTCCACTTCCCCGTAGCCGGATTATACAGCTCCGCGCTGTCACCGGGAACGGAGAAACTACCGGCGATCAACACCATCCCATTGGACAGCAAAGTCGCCGTGTGTAGGTAGTGGTTGGTCTTCATCGCGCCGGTAAATGTCCAATTCCCGGTGGTCGGATCGTATAGCTCCGCGCTGGAGAGATAGTGATTTCCGCCGTCGGCCGTGCCTCCCGCGACCAGCACCTTCCCATTGGGCAGCAACGTGGCCGTGTGACCTATGAGTATGGTCTTCAAGGAGCCCGTCGTCGTCCACGACCCTGTGGTCGGATCGTACAGCTCCGCGCCGGAAAGATAGCCGATGGTTTGGTTGTAACCAGCCGCGACCAGCACCTTGCCGTTGGCCAGTAACGTCGCCGTGTGGCTAACGCGATTGGTGTTCATCGAGCCGGTGGGGAGGAATGATTGCGCTTGGGCCGGTTGAATGACCGACAGGTTTAACATCAGGGCGGCCAACGCCAGTGCCAGTGGAACAAGTTTCTTGATTTGAATTTTCATAGGGCGGCTTTTCCGGGCTTTCGTCACCTCCGCTACCGGAGGAAACCACGCACCTGCCTTGGTGAAGGTTCAGCCAAGGCAGGTCACGTCTGATTCGCTCAGGGCCCCACTTGCTTTCGGACCACCCAATGACCCTGCGTTCCGGACGGTAACAAAGCCAGTCCGCAGACATACACGCCGCCGGCGGCATCGCACGTGACGGCCGTAGCGAACGCAGTGAGCAACGGGCCGTAGTTGTCCACCAAAGTCCAACTCGCGCCTTGGTTGGCCCCTTTCTCGACGATCCAACGGTGATGACCCGTAGTGTCGTCCACCAGTCCCACGGCATAGACGTTGCCGACGGGATCGGCGTCGAGTCCGTTCAGCATACAGTTGCCGCCGGTCGGGATGACCACCTGCGTGTTCCAAGTGGCGCCGCCATTGGTTCCCTTGCGGACGATCCAATTATAGGTGGTGGTCGTCGTTTTCTTGGTGGTGACATTGATATTGGCAAATCCCCCGACGTAAAGGTTGCCGGTCCAGTCCGCGCAAAGAGCCTCCAAGTTACCCGTGCCATTGAAGCCGGGCGGCGTGTAGCTGTCCACAGTCGTCCACGTTGCTCCGGCATTCAGGCTCTTCTTCACCATCCCCCAAGGGCCGCCCAGCGCTTGGGCGGCGAAAAGCCCGCTCGAGGTAATGGCCATCCCTCTCACCCAAGCCCCTGCATTCCAGGAAATCCAGGTACCACCGGCGTCTGTGCTTTTCAGGATGAAAGCACCGGCATTGTAAACCACGCTGACGTAAATCGCGCCGGCTGCGTCCGCGGCAAACGCGGGACTTCCAATTGTTGCGGTCCCGTTCAGAGCCTTGGGGGCGGCGAAATCCAGGGTGGTGGCCCAAGTCGCGCCGCCATCGGCGCTCTTGCGCACAACCAACCGGTCGGAGGCATCCGCGGCGCCCAGTCCGGTCAGGCCGACGGCGTAGAGGTTTTGGTGCGCGTCGAGGCCGATGGCGGTGAAGACAACAACGTGGTTGGTGGGATCGGGGTAACCGTAATCTTCGATGGTGGTCCAACTTGCCCCCTGGTCGGTGCTGCGCCGCACCAACCCGTTGCGGAAGCCAAGCTCGCCATTCTGGTACATGCCCGCGACATAAATGGACCCTTGGGCATCCACCGTCATCGCGTAAGGCTCGGCCACGTGGTTGCTGACCACCTGGAAGTCATCCACCGTCTGCCAGGTTTGGGCGAGGGCGGTGTGGGAGAATAAAGCGAGCGTGCCCGCCAGGGCCAGTCGCGTGGATAGGAGTGTTTTCATGGTTTTTTTGGAATTGCCGTTTCAACCATAAGTGCGCCAAAAGCGGAGCGAAAAGGATCAGGAGAATGAAGATTGTTTTTGGCGACGGATGGGTCGCGGAGGAAGAGACCTGGGTTAGCAACCCCTTAGCGCGTTTACGGAAATGCGACGACGAGCGGATTCTACCGTTTGGTGTCCACGCTTTAGCGTGCGTTGGTCGCGTTTGCCGGCTAAAGCCGGGACACCAAACGGCTTTTTCGCACACGCTCTTAAAGAAGTAGCCGCCGAGGTGAGGAGGCGGGTTTCCTGGACAATTCGTTGCACGGCCATCCTTGAGCACCCACGCGCGCCGCGAGGATTACGGAGCGCGCTGCTTTTCCCTCTCCCTATGAGGAACGAATGGGGAGGATCGAGGAGAGGGGTGCTTCGTGAAAACGTTCCTCCTCTCCCCAACCCTCTCCTCCATCCGATGGAGGAGAGGGAGTTCCTTCGGTTGTGGCTTCGCCCTGTTGCGTTCCCTCCGCCTCCTCACGTCGGCGGCTACGTTTTGAGCGGGGCGCGGCGCTACGGGCCGTCGGCCTTTTTCCCGGCTTCGGCTTGGTCGAACTCGGCCAGCTTCTGTTTGCATTCGGCGGCTTGGTCAGAGCGGCCGGTGGCTTCGTAAAGCTGCACCAGATGCTGAAGCGCCTCCTTCAGACGCAGTTTGGTACCGGCAGGGTCCTGGCCCTCCCGTCTTTTCATCCCTTCGTAACCCGAAAGCAGCAGTGGCTCGGCTTCGGCGTATTTTTTCTGAACCCGCAGGATGTCGCCCAGCAGACACCGCGCGAAAAAGCTTTGCCACTTGTCTGGCATTTTCTTTTCACGGATGGCCAGGCATTCACGGGCGAATATTTCCGACTCCGCCAGCTTGCCTTGGTCCGAGAGCACGATAACGAGTTCGGTGAGCGAGTCGGCCACATGCGGATGGTCCAATTTCCTGTATGTCGCCAACGCTTCACGCTCTTCCGTTTCGCCCTCGGCCAGCTTGCCTTGGGCGTAGAGCACGTTGGCCAACTCGGTGAGCGAGGTGGCTACCGACGGATGATCACCGTTCAAAAACTTTTTGTTCATCCTGAGAGCGTCGCGCTGCATCGTTTCGGCTTCGGCCAGCTTGCCTTGCATCTGGAGCGTTATGGCCAAGT
Proteins encoded in this window:
- a CDS encoding L-histidine N(alpha)-methyltransferase: MPSVVKVAIHASQFPENVRRDLLESLRTRQVNHKFHYDSVKQTQKWLALHQACSPSRNDSDCAATYDRSFEAVSARINPAHVHLIGLGCGGGQKDARLLELLKRNGKRVAYTPSDVSVAMVLVARQTALSVISEKDCHPFVCDLATADDLTEIFDRRIDPDATRLVTFFGMIPNFEPEGILPRLVALLRHGDYLLFSANLAPGPNYAAGVQRILPQYDNVLTRDWLMTFLLDLGVDRDDGDLRFTVEDGQCGLKRVTAYFHFSRSRAILLDDERFVFSDGEAIRLFFSYRYTSGRVRSLLNQRGLEVLDQWIARSEEEGVYLCQRM
- a CDS encoding dihydropteroate synthase codes for the protein MLNLEQLAELLERNRAAANTRVKEFSIGGQQFDFDSQPGIMGVINLSPDSWYRESVCLTTESAVQRGKVLREQGADIVDLGAESTLAHAERMDVAAQSGKLLPVIKGLRAANIPVSAETYQPAVARNCLEAGANILNLTGTAGSEEIFRLVADHDAAVIICYVQGRNVREVGDFDFSADPVALMRDYFSKQIEIATHAGVEKILIDPGLGFYYRNLRDSAVRVRHQMNVFLNTFRLRAYGYPVCHALPHAFEYFGEEVRCAEPFFAVLAALGKTDLFRTHEVARVKAVLDTLKVF
- a CDS encoding putative toxin-antitoxin system toxin component, PIN family, whose protein sequence is MIPVVFDTGVLISAIGWRGPAHRCLTLVARRQCRLVVSAEILAEYQTRVPEVLARQAPRANALGALAWVRAKALWTEPSPLGKQRSRDFKDERFLAAALAVGAKVIVSYDRDLLVLEKPFGIPIMRPRAFLLWMQENS
- a CDS encoding type II toxin-antitoxin system ParD family antitoxin; this translates as MQVSLPGELSGYVERKVKSGRYEDPGEVVREALRKMEAGELADELRDFERAFAGGHDRSETEDDVRRIEAAVQAGRKT
- a CDS encoding exo-alpha-sialidase: MKTLLSTRLALAGTLALFSHTALAQTWQTVDDFQVVSNHVAEPYAMTVDAQGSIYVAGMYQNGELGFRNGLVRRSTDQGASWTTIEDYGYPDPTNHVVVFTAIGLDAHQNLYAVGLTGLGAADASDRLVVRKSADGGATWATTLDFAAPKALNGTATIGSPAFAADAAGAIYVSVVYNAGAFILKSTDAGGTWISWNAGAWVRGMAITSSGLFAAQALGGPWGMVKKSLNAGATWTTVDSYTPPGFNGTGNLEALCADWTGNLYVGGFANINVTTKKTTTTTYNWIVRKGTNGGATWNTQVVIPTGGNCMLNGLDADPVGNVYAVGLVDDTTGHHRWIVEKGANQGASWTLVDNYGPLLTAFATAVTCDAAGGVYVCGLALLPSGTQGHWVVRKQVGP